One segment of Streptosporangium brasiliense DNA contains the following:
- a CDS encoding carbohydrate ABC transporter permease — translation MQQISTLKRVARALGPLAWIGPAVALIGVVVVWPVVTMIQSSFLKISRFGVVQGTNGLDNYGKLFDEPDFGGVMFRSLIWVVAVVALTVLLSLGLAQLFNQKFPGRRVARWAMIAPWAASVLMTAIIFKWMLDPEVGLINMILRDLGLLDALGGADADPLGDASTAMPWLIAVAVFVSLPFTTYALLAGLATIPADVYEAARMDGAGRLRIYWSITLPLLRPALTVATLINVMNVFNSFPIIWAMTHGQPGYSTATSTIFMYILKGSDIGESAAMSVVNFGMVIVLVAIFLKVSNWKTEVS, via the coding sequence ATGCAGCAGATCTCCACCCTGAAGAGGGTGGCCCGAGCGCTGGGACCTCTCGCCTGGATCGGCCCGGCGGTGGCGCTCATCGGCGTGGTGGTCGTGTGGCCGGTCGTCACGATGATCCAGTCGTCGTTCCTGAAGATCAGCCGGTTCGGTGTGGTCCAGGGGACGAACGGGCTGGACAACTACGGCAAGCTGTTCGACGAGCCCGACTTCGGCGGAGTGATGTTCCGCAGCCTGATCTGGGTGGTGGCCGTGGTCGCCCTCACGGTCCTGCTCTCGCTCGGCCTGGCCCAGCTGTTCAACCAGAAGTTCCCCGGCCGCCGGGTCGCGCGCTGGGCGATGATCGCGCCGTGGGCGGCCTCGGTGCTGATGACCGCGATCATCTTCAAATGGATGCTCGACCCCGAGGTCGGCCTGATCAACATGATCCTGCGCGACCTGGGGCTGCTCGACGCCCTGGGCGGCGCGGACGCCGATCCGCTCGGCGACGCCTCGACCGCGATGCCGTGGCTGATCGCCGTGGCGGTGTTCGTCTCGCTGCCGTTCACCACCTACGCCCTCCTGGCCGGCCTGGCGACGATCCCGGCGGACGTCTACGAGGCGGCCAGGATGGACGGCGCGGGCAGGCTGCGGATCTACTGGTCGATCACGCTGCCGCTGCTCCGTCCGGCGCTGACCGTGGCGACGCTGATCAACGTGATGAACGTCTTCAACAGCTTCCCCATCATCTGGGCGATGACGCACGGCCAGCCGGGCTACTCCACGGCCACCTCCACGATCTTCATGTACATCCTCAAGGGCTCCGACATCGGGGAGTCGGCCGCCATGTCCGTCGTGAACTTCGGCATGGTGATCGTCCTGGTGGCGATCTTCCTGAAGGTCAGCAACTGGAAGACCGAGGTGTCCTGA
- a CDS encoding extracellular solute-binding protein — protein MNKKIAGATTLGVAALLALSACGSGGDAGGGGGEKAADGSVTLKLVAADYGAGPTAPDSGEKFWKGVTDEFTAANPKIKVEVQVINWNDIDKQVATMVQNGQMPDILQTGDYSGFVKDGLLYKTDEVLSSGTQSDLLAKFAEFGKVDGAAYGIPFVSSARALFYNKDLFGKAGITEAPKTWDEVKAAAEKLKKAGVSQPFGLPLGQEEAQAESFLWFLGNGGGYKDAAGKWTVDSPQNVEAFTFLKGMVDAGLTTPNPGTKDRKKVWEDFAAGKVGMVNGGPMSIPIFEKGGLTNFGVAPIAGKTGPLDTTLGVMDWIMAFNKNGHKEEIKKFFDFFYSSSAVQKISDTYKLLPVTTSGIEKLSSDEKLKPFLDALPNATFYPFTDPKWSEVNTQIKQTVGNAVTSDPAAVLGSIQKVAEAG, from the coding sequence ATGAACAAGAAGATCGCCGGCGCGACCACCCTCGGCGTGGCCGCCTTGCTGGCCCTGTCCGCCTGTGGCTCAGGCGGTGACGCCGGCGGCGGTGGCGGCGAGAAGGCGGCCGACGGCTCGGTGACGTTGAAGCTGGTCGCGGCGGACTACGGCGCCGGCCCCACCGCGCCCGACAGCGGCGAGAAGTTCTGGAAGGGCGTCACCGACGAGTTCACCGCCGCCAACCCGAAGATCAAGGTCGAGGTCCAGGTCATCAACTGGAACGACATCGACAAGCAGGTCGCCACCATGGTGCAGAACGGGCAGATGCCCGACATCCTGCAGACCGGCGACTACTCGGGCTTCGTCAAGGACGGCCTGCTCTACAAGACCGACGAGGTGCTCTCCTCCGGCACCCAGTCGGACCTGCTGGCGAAGTTCGCGGAGTTCGGCAAGGTGGACGGCGCGGCGTACGGCATCCCGTTCGTCTCCTCGGCCCGGGCGCTGTTCTACAACAAGGACCTGTTCGGCAAGGCCGGGATCACCGAGGCGCCCAAGACCTGGGACGAGGTCAAGGCCGCGGCGGAGAAGCTGAAGAAGGCCGGGGTCTCCCAGCCCTTCGGCCTGCCGCTCGGCCAGGAGGAGGCGCAGGCCGAGTCGTTCCTGTGGTTCCTGGGCAACGGCGGCGGCTACAAGGACGCCGCGGGCAAGTGGACGGTCGACTCGCCGCAGAACGTCGAGGCGTTCACCTTCCTCAAGGGCATGGTCGACGCCGGCCTGACCACCCCGAACCCGGGCACCAAGGACCGCAAGAAGGTCTGGGAGGACTTCGCGGCGGGCAAGGTCGGCATGGTCAACGGCGGCCCCATGTCCATCCCGATCTTCGAGAAGGGCGGCCTGACCAACTTCGGCGTCGCCCCGATCGCCGGCAAGACCGGTCCGCTCGACACCACCCTCGGTGTCATGGACTGGATCATGGCCTTCAACAAGAACGGCCACAAGGAGGAGATCAAGAAGTTCTTCGACTTCTTCTACTCCTCCTCCGCCGTGCAGAAGATCAGCGACACCTACAAGCTGCTGCCGGTGACCACCTCGGGCATCGAGAAGCTCTCCTCCGACGAGAAGCTCAAGCCGTTCCTGGACGCGCTGCCCAACGCCACCTTCTACCCGTTCACCGACCCCAAGTGGTCCGAGGTGAACACCCAGATCAAGCAGACCGTCGGCAACGCCGTCACCTCCGACCCCGCGGCGGTGCTCGGTTCGATCCAGAAGGTCGCCGAGGCCGGCTGA
- a CDS encoding DUF190 domain-containing protein — MKLHGPAMRLTILVCENDLWHHKPLYFEIVHRAHRSGLAGASVIRGIEGYGASSRIHTARILSLSDELPVAITIIDSEDRIRAFLPQLDELMSEGLVTLEQVEAVHYVRHPVQQAPADATMAGDAFPR; from the coding sequence ATGAAACTCCACGGCCCCGCCATGCGATTGACGATCTTGGTGTGCGAGAACGACCTCTGGCATCACAAGCCCCTCTACTTCGAGATCGTGCACCGCGCGCACCGCAGCGGGCTCGCCGGCGCCAGCGTGATCCGCGGAATCGAGGGCTACGGCGCATCCTCCCGCATCCACACGGCCCGCATCCTGTCTCTGTCGGACGAACTACCGGTCGCGATCACCATCATCGACTCCGAAGACCGGATCCGCGCCTTCCTGCCACAGCTGGACGAGCTCATGTCCGAGGGCCTGGTGACCCTCGAGCAGGTCGAGGCGGTCCACTACGTCAGGCACCCCGTCCAGCAGGCGCCGGCCGACGCCACGATGGCGGGCGATGCGTTCCCGCGCTGA
- a CDS encoding bile acid:sodium symporter, producing the protein MTALQPLFNAVTVIFIVATMFAAGLATTLSALRAVLTDLPLLLLALLANLVAVPLLGWGIAALFGLPAAGFVAVVLVASSPGGPFGAKLSMVQKGDVVAGTAMQVLLAAVGSLSFGPMSSGILALAEVGGGVSLDVAALVRTVAILQLVPFAVGLIVRRYARSAALSWHPATAMVSNVTFIMVLAGMLLGSWHDVVALLGSRTLLTGAVLSVVAFGVGTLLATGAPARRTTMGGITAVRNVGPPLAAVGIAFGNEQAVLGALAAVLISGLVVALPIAAVLGRDRDGGTA; encoded by the coding sequence ATGACCGCGTTGCAGCCGCTGTTCAACGCGGTCACCGTGATCTTCATCGTGGCCACCATGTTCGCCGCCGGTCTCGCGACCACGCTGTCGGCGCTGCGCGCCGTCCTCACCGACCTCCCGCTGCTCCTGCTGGCGCTGCTGGCCAATCTGGTGGCCGTCCCGCTGCTCGGCTGGGGCATCGCCGCGCTGTTCGGCCTGCCCGCCGCGGGTTTCGTCGCCGTGGTCCTGGTCGCCTCGTCGCCGGGTGGGCCGTTCGGGGCGAAGCTGAGCATGGTGCAGAAGGGGGACGTGGTCGCGGGCACGGCGATGCAGGTGCTGCTGGCCGCCGTGGGCAGCCTCTCCTTCGGCCCGATGAGCAGCGGCATCCTCGCCCTGGCCGAGGTCGGCGGGGGAGTCTCCCTCGACGTCGCGGCGCTGGTGCGGACCGTGGCCATCCTGCAGCTCGTGCCGTTCGCCGTCGGGCTGATAGTGCGCCGCTACGCGCGGTCCGCGGCCCTTTCGTGGCACCCGGCCACCGCCATGGTGTCGAACGTGACGTTCATTATGGTGCTGGCGGGCATGCTCCTGGGCAGCTGGCACGACGTCGTCGCGCTGCTCGGCTCACGCACCCTGCTCACCGGGGCCGTCCTGTCCGTCGTCGCGTTCGGCGTCGGCACGCTGCTGGCCACCGGCGCGCCGGCGCGCCGTACCACCATGGGAGGCATCACGGCGGTGCGCAACGTGGGACCTCCGCTGGCCGCCGTCGGGATCGCCTTCGGCAATGAGCAGGCCGTGCTGGGGGCGCTCGCCGCGGTGCTGATCAGCGGTCTGGTGGTGGCCCTGCCGATCGCCGCGGTGCTCGGCCGCGATCGGGACGGCGGCACCGCCTGA
- a CDS encoding AAA family ATPase produces MGDRFKGVDAPLCLLAGAPGAGKTTLLPHLLRAADGLVVMDMDELLEDGKLIGVPIAEPEAAPIWPAYDRMWRRIVTMVRRAGHPVLLMCPIPDADEMSAFGRWDGPVHWALLDCPNAERERRLRERGAPREWIDDALADAAQGRELIMPVFHAVGADHAGLAAQVLGWAHELTISSS; encoded by the coding sequence ATGGGAGATCGTTTCAAGGGCGTTGACGCGCCCCTGTGCCTGCTCGCAGGCGCGCCCGGCGCGGGCAAAACAACGCTGCTGCCGCACCTCCTCCGCGCGGCGGACGGGCTGGTCGTGATGGACATGGACGAGTTGCTCGAGGACGGCAAGCTGATCGGCGTGCCGATCGCGGAGCCGGAGGCGGCGCCGATCTGGCCTGCCTACGACCGGATGTGGCGACGTATCGTGACCATGGTGCGCCGGGCCGGTCATCCCGTGCTGCTGATGTGTCCGATCCCCGACGCCGACGAGATGTCGGCGTTCGGTCGATGGGACGGGCCGGTCCACTGGGCCCTACTGGACTGTCCGAACGCCGAGCGGGAACGCCGGCTGCGGGAGCGCGGCGCGCCGCGGGAGTGGATCGACGACGCTCTGGCGGACGCGGCGCAGGGCCGGGAGCTGATCATGCCCGTGTTCCACGCCGTCGGCGCAGATCATGCCGGGCTGGCAGCACAGGTGCTGGGGTGGGCCCACGAGCTCACCATCAGCTCCAGCTAG
- a CDS encoding DinB family protein codes for MTATRVDLLIRQLDIAWSLFEYHLKDLDDPRCLWEPAPGCWTVRPDGQDRWVADWETSEPDPAPAVSIGWLTWHIGFWWTTTLGHCFGSKAPAREEITWPGTAAATADWLRGLKDGWRASLLRLTDADLDSTDRTAGLPWGQHETLVNIAGWVNVELTKNVAEIGLLCNLHGARRHGSGDASV; via the coding sequence ATGACCGCAACCCGCGTCGATCTTCTGATCCGGCAACTCGACATCGCCTGGTCCCTGTTCGAGTATCACCTGAAGGACCTCGACGATCCGCGCTGCCTCTGGGAACCGGCACCAGGCTGCTGGACCGTCCGGCCGGACGGCCAGGACCGCTGGGTGGCCGACTGGGAGACGTCCGAACCGGATCCCGCGCCGGCCGTCTCGATCGGCTGGCTGACCTGGCACATCGGCTTCTGGTGGACGACCACCCTGGGCCACTGCTTCGGCTCCAAAGCGCCCGCGCGCGAGGAGATCACCTGGCCGGGCACCGCCGCGGCCACCGCCGACTGGCTGCGCGGGCTGAAGGACGGCTGGCGGGCGAGCCTGCTGCGGCTCACCGACGCCGACCTCGACTCCACCGACAGGACCGCCGGACTGCCCTGGGGACAGCACGAAACGCTGGTGAACATCGCGGGCTGGGTCAACGTCGAGCTGACCAAGAACGTCGCCGAGATCGGCCTGCTGTGCAACCTTCACGGAGCGCGGAGGCATGGCTCCGGCGACGCTTCTGTGTGA
- a CDS encoding Dyp-type peroxidase, giving the protein MTGQTQAVLELDDIQRGVLSPRPSPYAATYILFRIDDRAHGRELMRRVAAVVTSAADTVSPLGETWVSVALTCHGLRALGVPQESLETFAWEFRQGMAARATALGDVGESAPANWEAPLGTSDVHVVLVALAPDSARLEAAIDRVRPACHALSGVTAIWRQDCHALPTETEPFGYRDGISHPAVEGSGISGSNKLEEPLRAGEFVLGYPDELGGVQSLQPEVLGRNGSYAAFRKLHQRVGAFRRYLRDNATDPADEELLAAKIMGRWRSGAPLALSPEHDDPTLDADPYRNSFLYRQDDPAGFITPGGCHIRRGNPRDAAVAGVPRLHRMIRRGTVYGPPLPDGVLEDDGADRGLMFAFIGAHLGRQFEFVQSEWMNDGVFFGAGDARDPVVGSGDGPGDFTIPRRPLRRCLRALPRFVVTRGGEYCFMPSLSALRWLGDLRE; this is encoded by the coding sequence ATGACCGGACAGACGCAAGCCGTACTCGAACTCGACGACATCCAGCGCGGGGTGCTCAGCCCCCGGCCGAGCCCGTACGCGGCGACCTACATCCTGTTCCGCATCGACGACCGCGCGCACGGGCGGGAGCTGATGCGGCGCGTCGCCGCGGTGGTGACCTCGGCAGCCGACACGGTGAGCCCCCTGGGCGAGACCTGGGTCAGCGTCGCGCTCACCTGTCACGGCCTCAGGGCACTGGGGGTGCCGCAGGAGTCGCTGGAGACGTTCGCCTGGGAGTTCCGGCAGGGGATGGCCGCGCGCGCCACGGCATTGGGCGACGTCGGCGAGAGCGCCCCCGCGAACTGGGAGGCGCCACTGGGCACGTCCGACGTCCACGTGGTGCTGGTGGCCCTCGCGCCCGACAGCGCGCGCCTGGAGGCGGCCATCGACCGTGTCCGCCCGGCCTGTCACGCCCTGTCCGGCGTGACGGCGATCTGGCGGCAGGACTGCCACGCGCTGCCCACCGAGACCGAGCCCTTCGGCTACCGCGACGGCATCAGCCATCCGGCCGTCGAAGGCAGCGGCATCTCCGGATCCAACAAGCTGGAGGAGCCGCTCAGGGCCGGGGAGTTCGTGCTCGGCTACCCTGATGAGCTCGGCGGCGTCCAGAGCCTCCAGCCCGAGGTACTGGGACGGAACGGCAGCTACGCGGCCTTCCGCAAACTCCACCAGCGCGTCGGCGCCTTCCGCCGCTATCTGCGGGACAACGCCACCGATCCGGCCGACGAGGAACTGCTGGCGGCGAAGATCATGGGCCGCTGGCGCAGCGGAGCGCCTCTGGCACTCAGCCCGGAGCACGACGATCCCACCCTCGACGCCGACCCGTACCGCAACAGCTTCCTCTACCGGCAGGACGACCCGGCGGGGTTCATCACCCCCGGCGGCTGCCACATCCGCCGGGGCAACCCCCGCGACGCGGCGGTGGCGGGCGTGCCGCGGCTGCACCGGATGATCAGACGCGGCACCGTCTACGGCCCGCCGCTGCCCGACGGCGTCCTGGAGGACGACGGAGCCGACCGCGGGCTGATGTTCGCCTTCATCGGGGCGCACCTGGGGCGGCAGTTCGAGTTCGTCCAGTCCGAATGGATGAACGACGGCGTCTTCTTCGGCGCGGGCGACGCCAGGGATCCCGTCGTCGGATCCGGCGACGGTCCCGGTGACTTCACGATTCCCCGCAGGCCACTGCGGCGGTGCCTGCGGGCGCTGCCGCGGTTCGTGGTCACGCGCGGTGGAGAATACTGCTTCATGCCCTCGCTGAGCGCCCTGCGCTGGCTCGGCGACCTCAGAGAATGA
- a CDS encoding erythromycin esterase family protein, which translates to MARDRKRVSRRRLSATAVIAMGAVLVPVTAQAALADTAGGKQNPVHALEQAAHPLRSTEPGRNTADLRALGSMIGDAKVVGLGEATHGSHEFFTMKERVFRYLVEEKGFTTFALELSWSAGLQIDDYLQTGKGDARKIAKEALANSPWDREEFVSLIEWMRDYNRRHPGRTVHFMGDDLGAPTLSDEFFGRVTGYVQKHHPESLPRLNELYTGLRPIDDVFAYLGKPLAERQQLAAKAQQALELISSQKGSGGDDFEWAEQNARSIAQTAKFLTIDVKDPDSMPTFQRFRDKVMAQNITWWQRRTGDKILLSAQNDHVGYVAGASKMYPKTQGSFLRDTLGKKYLPIGFTFNQGSFLSKDTALGGDWKKFTVGAAKPGMNEYTLDKVRHQDYYLDIRNAPAAARAWLDVARPTRNIGTQYPYPPVDLAAARSFDVLIHLHDVREADKLKP; encoded by the coding sequence ATGGCTAGGGACCGGAAGCGCGTAAGCCGACGGCGGCTGTCGGCAACGGCGGTGATCGCGATGGGAGCGGTCCTCGTCCCCGTGACGGCCCAGGCGGCCCTGGCCGACACGGCCGGCGGGAAGCAGAACCCGGTCCACGCACTGGAGCAGGCGGCGCACCCGCTGCGCTCGACCGAGCCCGGGAGGAACACGGCCGACCTGCGAGCCCTGGGCTCGATGATCGGCGACGCCAAGGTGGTCGGCCTGGGTGAGGCCACCCACGGCTCGCACGAGTTTTTCACCATGAAGGAGCGGGTCTTCCGCTACCTCGTCGAGGAGAAGGGCTTCACCACCTTTGCCCTGGAGCTGAGCTGGTCCGCGGGACTCCAGATCGACGACTACCTTCAGACCGGCAAGGGGGACGCACGCAAGATCGCGAAGGAGGCACTGGCCAACTCGCCGTGGGACCGCGAGGAGTTCGTAAGCCTCATCGAGTGGATGCGGGACTACAACCGCCGCCACCCCGGCCGCACCGTCCACTTCATGGGCGACGACCTCGGCGCCCCCACACTGAGCGACGAGTTCTTCGGCCGGGTGACCGGCTACGTGCAAAAGCATCACCCGGAGTCGCTGCCGCGGCTCAACGAGCTCTACACCGGCCTGCGCCCGATCGACGACGTCTTCGCCTACCTGGGCAAGCCCCTCGCGGAACGACAGCAGCTCGCCGCCAAGGCGCAGCAGGCCCTGGAACTGATCAGCAGCCAGAAGGGCTCCGGCGGAGACGACTTCGAATGGGCCGAGCAGAACGCCCGATCCATCGCCCAGACCGCCAAGTTCCTCACCATAGACGTCAAAGACCCGGACTCGATGCCCACCTTCCAACGCTTCCGTGACAAGGTGATGGCCCAGAACATCACCTGGTGGCAGCGGCGCACCGGCGACAAGATCCTTCTGTCAGCGCAGAACGACCACGTCGGATACGTGGCCGGCGCGTCCAAGATGTATCCCAAGACCCAGGGATCGTTCCTGCGCGACACACTGGGCAAGAAGTACCTCCCCATCGGCTTCACCTTCAACCAGGGCTCCTTCCTGTCGAAGGACACCGCTCTCGGCGGCGACTGGAAGAAGTTCACCGTGGGCGCGGCCAAGCCCGGCATGAACGAGTACACCCTCGACAAGGTCCGTCACCAGGACTACTACCTGGACATCCGCAACGCCCCGGCCGCGGCGCGCGCCTGGCTGGACGTCGCCCGCCCCACGCGCAACATCGGCACGCAGTACCCCTACCCGCCCGTCGACCTCGCGGCCGCCCGCTCCTTCGACGTCCTCATCCACCTCCACGACGTCCGGGAGGCCGACAAACTGAAGCCGTGA
- a CDS encoding methyltransferase, translating into MNRFTTSRGEFDLARFPDGPRDALRAWDAADEYLLRHLAGIDGGPTDLSGTVVVVGDRWGALVTALADHRPVQITDSFLTQEATRANLGRNGVEAGMVRLLSTRDTPPERIDVLLIRVPKSLALLEDQLHRLAPGVHEGTVVVGAGMVTEIHTSTLKLFEQILGPTRTSLAARKARLIFCSPDPGLARSASPWPRDYALPDDVGVVSGLTVTNHAGVFCADRLDIGTRFFLQNLPRRRGRARVVDLGCGNGVVGTAAALADPGAEVMFIDESYQAVASAEATFRANVAADVTAWFVVGDGLSGVPAGSVDLVLNNPPFHAHQATTDATAWRMFTGSRTALRRGGELWVIGNRHLGYHVKLRRLFGNCEVVASNPKFVILRAVRS; encoded by the coding sequence ATGAACCGTTTCACGACGTCAAGAGGTGAGTTCGACCTCGCCCGCTTCCCCGACGGCCCGCGTGACGCGCTCCGCGCCTGGGACGCCGCCGACGAATACCTGCTACGGCATCTGGCCGGGATCGACGGCGGGCCGACGGACCTGTCGGGCACCGTGGTCGTGGTGGGCGACCGGTGGGGCGCCCTGGTCACCGCCCTGGCCGATCACCGCCCCGTGCAGATCACCGATTCCTTCCTCACCCAGGAGGCGACCCGGGCCAATCTGGGGCGTAACGGGGTCGAGGCGGGGATGGTGCGGCTGCTGTCGACCAGGGACACGCCGCCGGAGCGGATCGACGTGCTGCTGATCCGGGTGCCCAAGAGCCTCGCGCTCCTGGAGGATCAGCTGCACCGCCTCGCGCCCGGTGTGCACGAGGGCACCGTCGTCGTCGGCGCCGGGATGGTCACCGAGATCCACACCTCGACGCTGAAGCTGTTCGAGCAGATCCTCGGGCCGACCCGGACGTCGCTGGCGGCCAGGAAGGCGCGGCTGATCTTCTGCTCGCCGGATCCCGGGCTCGCCCGGTCCGCCAGCCCGTGGCCGCGAGACTACGCGCTGCCCGACGACGTGGGAGTGGTCTCGGGCCTGACCGTCACCAACCACGCGGGTGTCTTCTGCGCCGACCGCCTCGACATCGGCACCAGGTTCTTCCTGCAGAACCTGCCCCGGCGCCGTGGCCGTGCCCGTGTGGTGGACCTGGGCTGCGGCAACGGGGTGGTCGGGACGGCCGCGGCGCTGGCCGATCCCGGAGCCGAGGTGATGTTCATCGATGAGTCCTACCAGGCGGTGGCCTCGGCGGAGGCCACGTTCCGGGCGAACGTCGCCGCGGACGTCACGGCGTGGTTCGTGGTGGGGGACGGCCTGTCGGGGGTGCCGGCGGGGTCGGTGGACCTGGTGCTGAACAATCCGCCCTTCCACGCCCATCAGGCGACGACCGACGCGACGGCCTGGCGCATGTTCACCGGGTCGCGCACCGCGCTGCGCCGTGGCGGCGAGCTGTGGGTGATCGGCAACCGGCACCTCGGATACCACGTGAAGCTCCGGCGGCTCTTCGGCAACTGCGAGGTCGTCGCGAGCAACCCGAAGTTCGTCATCCTGCGGGCCGTCAGGAGCTGA
- a CDS encoding carbohydrate ABC transporter permease produces MTVTQTAPVSRATGRTASPAPVRRLPSIKTVIVAASAYLIAFVFLFPYLVMVLTALRPQEDLRTATYLPDSFAWENFTGFWSGGLADNLLVTLEVAAGSTVLVLLVALPAAYYTARHEFRGRTAFLVLVLITQMFQPTAMLVGIYREFFQFGMVDSIWSLILVNGGFNLAFAVWILNAYFSSIPRELEEAAFIDGNGRFGALFRITLPLAAPGVVTALIFTFIAAWNEFVVALTLITSPAKQPLPVALNSFIGQYEVDWQNLFAGSVIATVPVIILFALIERKVVGGLTAGSIK; encoded by the coding sequence ATGACCGTCACCCAGACCGCGCCCGTGAGCCGGGCCACCGGCCGCACCGCGTCTCCGGCGCCGGTGCGGAGGCTGCCGTCGATCAAGACGGTGATCGTCGCGGCGAGCGCCTACCTGATCGCGTTCGTCTTCCTCTTCCCGTACCTGGTGATGGTCCTCACCGCGCTGCGCCCGCAGGAGGACCTGCGCACGGCGACCTACCTGCCGGACTCCTTCGCCTGGGAGAACTTCACCGGCTTCTGGTCCGGGGGGCTGGCCGACAACCTGCTGGTCACCCTGGAGGTGGCCGCCGGGTCGACGGTCCTGGTCCTGCTGGTGGCGCTGCCGGCGGCCTACTACACCGCCCGGCACGAGTTCCGGGGCCGCACGGCCTTCCTGGTGCTGGTGCTGATCACCCAGATGTTCCAGCCGACCGCGATGCTGGTCGGCATCTACCGCGAGTTCTTCCAGTTCGGCATGGTCGACTCGATCTGGTCGCTGATCCTGGTCAACGGAGGCTTCAACCTGGCCTTCGCGGTCTGGATCCTCAACGCCTACTTCTCCTCCATCCCCCGCGAACTGGAGGAGGCGGCGTTCATCGACGGCAACGGCCGTTTCGGCGCGCTGTTCCGGATCACGCTGCCGCTGGCGGCGCCCGGCGTGGTCACCGCGCTGATCTTCACGTTCATCGCCGCCTGGAACGAGTTCGTCGTCGCCCTGACGCTGATCACCTCGCCGGCCAAGCAGCCGCTGCCCGTGGCGCTCAACTCCTTCATCGGCCAGTACGAGGTCGACTGGCAGAACCTGTTCGCCGGCTCGGTGATCGCCACGGTCCCGGTCATCATCCTGTTCGCCTTGATCGAGAGGAAGGTCGTGGGCGGCCTGACCGCCGGGTCCATCAAGTGA
- a CDS encoding sugar phosphate isomerase/epimerase family protein, with amino-acid sequence MKLSFSTLGLPGEGLPEAIEIATAHGCDGLELRLHPDTGVHVGLPAAGGGRTAPRDSGGSGDQGRAEPPGDRSRVRAAVAAAGLEISALAGYTGICEPGDDGPVIEALTAELVLAADLGAPGVRVFPRGEDPAVGARRLRAVAPEARRLGVRMLVETHDAMPTGAAVARLLDGAGEPEVTGAIWDLLHPWRHGESPADTLAALGGHLAYVQVKDAGPDLTPVPMGQGVVPLEEAGALLRGRGYDGWVSLEWERTWYPHVAPLEEVIPGAVAWVRRFSLSGPGAVRPTPSEG; translated from the coding sequence TTGAAACTGTCCTTCAGCACGCTGGGCCTGCCCGGCGAGGGGCTGCCCGAGGCGATCGAGATCGCGACGGCGCACGGGTGCGACGGGCTGGAGCTGCGCCTCCACCCCGACACCGGTGTCCACGTCGGCCTGCCGGCGGCGGGCGGCGGCCGTACCGCACCGCGGGACTCCGGCGGCTCCGGAGACCAGGGCCGGGCGGAGCCGCCCGGCGACCGGTCCCGGGTCCGGGCGGCGGTGGCCGCCGCCGGGCTGGAGATCTCGGCCCTGGCCGGATACACCGGGATCTGCGAGCCGGGGGACGACGGGCCGGTGATCGAGGCGCTGACCGCCGAGCTGGTCCTCGCCGCCGACCTCGGGGCGCCCGGGGTGCGGGTGTTCCCCAGGGGGGAGGACCCGGCGGTCGGGGCGCGGCGGCTGCGGGCGGTCGCGCCGGAGGCCAGGCGGCTGGGGGTGCGGATGCTGGTGGAGACCCACGACGCGATGCCCACCGGCGCGGCCGTGGCGCGGCTGCTCGACGGGGCGGGCGAGCCGGAGGTCACCGGGGCGATCTGGGACCTGCTCCACCCCTGGCGGCACGGTGAGAGCCCGGCGGACACGCTCGCGGCCCTCGGCGGCCACCTCGCCTACGTCCAGGTAAAGGACGCCGGACCCGACCTGACCCCGGTCCCGATGGGACAGGGCGTGGTCCCGCTGGAAGAGGCGGGGGCGCTGCTGCGCGGGCGGGGATACGACGGCTGGGTGTCGCTGGAGTGGGAACGGACGTGGTATCCGCACGTCGCGCCCCTGGAAGAGGTGATTCCCGGGGCCGTGGCCTGGGTGCGCCGCTTCTCCCTCTCCGGCCCGGGTGCCGTGCGGCCCACGCCCTCCGAGGGGTGA